GATGAATTTTGAACTTGGATCATGCATTTTATCATTCAACTAATGAAAATGGAATGCATGTAATGGAACTCACCGGGCATGGGGACCTTGCACGCAATTCCTTTCGGTGTTAGTAGTACCTACGTCAACCGACTCTACCCAAAGTTGTTATGGGTTAGATTGAGCCGCTAAATTAGCAGAAAAGTATTGtagttaaaaaaaaacaaaaatgttgtttattttttaataccGGTTCTCTCTTAACACCAGTTGAATGGTTCAGCGTCAAGAAATTTATTTTTCGATCTGACGGTTAAGATTGgttgcgctgaaccaaacagcgctggACGCTGATGTGAACTGCTAAATTAACACTATTATAGGACTTAAGAAGTTGTCCTAAAGGACATGGACTGCTAAGGACTTAGCTAGCTTGGCCATCAGTTCGCTAGAATATCTATGATGGCAACGCACAAAAACTTATGCATAGAGATTCCATCTGTTGAGTCACGCAATAATAGTCCATAGTAGTAAGGGGAAACCTCTTCCGACGGAAAAATGACTTGTCCTCATCGTTGAAGCTATGTCAAACATCCGTGCAATATAGTATATGTATCAAACACTGATGCACCAGACTGTCCATTTCTTCCCCTACGTTGCTGGAAGGGGTCGAACTCCCGACCACTAACTCCTATTAAGTGACTTAACCATTGATCTGTGGATCATTTGATGATTGTTAAGTACATGTTTCATAAATATTCATTTTACACATGAAATGTTACTACCTACCATAGAATTtatgttaaatatatatatttttatatattaacACATACTGTATTTTGGGTGGCGAACTAACATtcctaaaacgaattatacacgtatgtaCGCCGTTCCGTACTATTTTCGTATCACGAATCGTTGACCGAATAGTGGACCGAATTTCTGTTCCACCAAAACGAATAATACACGTACGTTTACGGTCCCGAACGTTTCCCGTATCACGAATTGCTAACCAGGGTACAGACTGActcttttgtttctttgtttgGTGTGCTTTGATTGCATAAACAGCTCGACAAAAAGTACTACTAAAACTTAACTAAACAATACTATTTACTACTAATTTCAACACTAAGTACTATAGTAATTATCACGAAACCAAATTCTACTAGGGCTTTACACAAGTCAACCCACAACCCCCATCCCATCTTGTCTTCTTCTCAAACTAACCTCACCTATAATCCCCACCGTCAAAATCCCAACAGTTACCTACTTCGAAACAATCGAGAGAATCCAATATTTCCACGTCATTAAAAGCTTATTATATAGTCATTATTCCACGTCACGAGGCAATTAAAAGCCGAGAAGATCTCAAGGCGTACGTAATCCTGAAGTTTACACTTAACCACTATGGAATGGAGTAGTTTTCCTTCCAGTGTGTCTCTATCTATATACACAAACCAGAATCACTTTCTCTCTCTGATAATTACTCTCTGATTATTTGATTAATGATATGTTTTCATGTATAAATCGATTAATGCAGAGATTTTCTTTTGAGAAATTTTAATTTTACGCCGCCACCGATCAAATTAATTTGATCACTTCTTAGTACCTGTGATCTTTCATTTCTCGTTGTTCATTTTGAGGAAGAAGAGGGTGTAAGAAGACTGAGATAGACATAAAAAACAGTTGTTCATTTTGAGAAATGGGTTCTTGTTATTCAACACATAGTAAAGATGTAGAAGAAACCCTAGATTCTGGAGAGGGTTTAACAAAATCTCCTTCTTTCGTTAAGAGATTGAAGAGTAGTAACAGTattaacaagaagaagaaaagaagaggaagaaatagaGATTTATATAATGAGAGTAGTAATTATATAAGTGATAATGGGATAAAAGTAGATATAAGTAATGTAAAAGAAAATGAACTTCATAAAATCTCTGGTAGAATGTGTGGTAATGGAGCTAGTGATGTTTCTTGTTTATTTACTCAACAGGGAAAGAAAGGAACTAATCAAGATGCCATGCTTGTTTGGGAGGTTAGTTTCTTATTTTCAATCTGTGTGATCACTCATTGACTAGATTTAGTTTTGTGTTCAATTTGACTATCCTTTTATGATAAGTATTTTTTGGGTGTGATTCCTTTTCTTTATGGATTTagattcttctttgtttttgagtAGACTTTAACACTGTTGGGGGTTTAAAGCTGCTTTTTGAACTTTCACTTTTCTTTTAAGTGCATTTTTGTTTAGTGGGTTTAGAATTTAGTCTTGGTTATGTTTCATTACTAGATGACCAAGTGATTATTTGATTCTATTTGTTTTAAAGTATTCTAGTGAATATTttgtgatgatatattttatttaaaATGCAATTGAGTGAGGGAACCTTTCTGCATTGACTCTGTAAAACATATATCAATTCAACTCTAAGGTATATATTGCAATGGGGATGGTAATTAGGACTGTGATATGCAGCTAAAGGTGTAGAGAAACCTACCTCTAGTCTACCTACTGATAAACACTTCTCAGAATTCTCAATTACTTGTGTTTTAGTTTCAAATAGCTAAGCTCTGCAATGTCTCTAAAGTTTCCCAGAATAAAAGCAATTTGGTTGCTATCATATGGTTGTGACATGAGATAATGTAAAGCATTTGTGAATTGTGAGAGTTTTCCTACACAATGACAATATGACCAAGTTTTCAGCTCTCAAGGCACTCCAAGGATAAGCCAAGCATACACTTCTGACCTTTTCAAAATATTGGGAACATAGATGGAGAATTACGGGTCTTTAATGAattgctttcttcttcttttactgtCATGGGGTTTTCTTATCAGAATCAGTTTAGGTCGCTGAGATCCAAAAATCATATGATTCTGGTGAAGTGTGGGGTTTAAAGTAGGAGCTCACTCTATTAGCAAGTGTATGTGTAAGAATGATGTATGGGATTTGTATCAAAAGTACGTGTTACCTCCTTATAGGGTAGGGTTTGCTGCAGAACGTGCGGAGTTGTTTTCGCCGTATAAATCTTGTTTTCATCATATCCTAACTCTCACTATCTTTCTCATCGGTTTGAGTTTGTCTGAAGTACATTATTCTGTACGAACAAGTGTTTACAGTAAGATTAAGGTAACAAGCGAGCAAATGAGCTTCTGTGTTTACTGTGATAGTTTACTGTATCACAGTGACGCAACTTGATGATTCATGTCAACGCAACTTTATAGTTCATGTTGCATCTATTTACGTATTTAAAGCTAATGATACTTGAGCATTATGTCTTTCTGAGAAGATGTTCAACCTCTTAATATACACGGCCATGACAAATAAGCTGAAAAGTATTGTTAGTGAAGTAGGTTTGTCTAGTTGCACAATTTGGCATGGCTTTGTTTGATACCCAACTTCGTAGTTAGGTAGTTGTCCTCCCTAATTACAACActaaatcactggtatttgataATTCATGTCGCTTTTATCAGCTTAAATGAGAAAGGTAAGTGTTCTTGAATGTTTCCTCTTCTTGAGAAGaagttcatcttttttttttttaagcgaCCATGAAAAAGAAGCTGACAGGTCTACCTGGCTACACAATGTAGTTTGGCTTTTCTTGGTTTTTAACCGGGTAAATATGTAGTTATCTTCCTTAGCTACAGTGCTTAATCACTGTCTGGCTGAATTTTAAAATCTCAACTGTGGTTTCAATGTTTGGGttactcttatcttttcttcttttttgtttttgaagcatTGTTATCGTTAACATACTCAGCAGTTGGAATTGGTACGGCGTATAAAATATTTCATTGCAGTAAAAATTTGACGTTAAGCATAATAGGGCATACATTTGGGTTGATTTGCGACACTTCTTTTCACCCTGTTCTTTTGGTAGGTGATTATCTGTGATTGCTAAAAAGGGATgctaatggattttttttttttactctagAATTTCAATTCAAGAAAAGACACAATCTTCTGCGGCGTATTCGATGGTCATGGTCCATATGGCCATCTGGTTGCAAAAAAAGTTCGGGATTCCCTCCCACTTAAGCTATGTACACAGTGGATGGCTACTACTAATGGTGAACAAACCAATAATGTGGTGGGAAGTGTGGATTCAGAAGAAACGGCAACCATTAGCATGGATGACGAGTGGTGTGACTCTGTGGACGTTGATGAAAATGTAAAACTTCCTGAGATGTTTCTTCCTTTAAAACAATGTTTTTTGAAGGCTTTCAAATTAATGGACAAAGATTTAAAACATCATCCAGCAATTGATTGTTTCTGCAGTGGTTCTACTGCCGTCTCATTAATAAAGCAGGTATAATTTCTACAATGCTCTCAAACTGATTTCTTTATTACGTTAGCAAGTAATGGAGAACATTCAACTTATATGTCTGTCTTTAGGGACATGACCTTGTGATTGGGAATGTTGGAGACTCTAGAGCAATACTGGGGACAAGAGATAAAAAAGATAACTCCTTGATTGCTGTACAATTGACTGTGGATCTGAAACCGAATCTTCCAAGTATGTTTTTCTTAAGATACTGCTTTTGCCTGTATCATGGGGCTCACTTGTATAGCTGCAAACACTAAAAATTATATGTTTGTTACTTACAGAGGAAGCGGCAAGGATCCGCCAGTGTAAAGGAAGAGTCTTTGCCTTGCAAGATGAACCTGAGGTTTCACGTGTTTGGTTGCCCAACAATGACTCTCCTGGTTTAGCAATGGCTAGAGCATTTGGAGATTTTTGCCTTAAGGATTATGGTTTGATCTCTGTTCCAGATGTTTCTTATCGTCGTTTGACGGAGAAAGATGAGTTTATAGTTCTTGCAACTGATGGGGtatctttctctctttttttcttccataAATTAGCATTAAATATTAGAACAACAAAACTTTGATTTACATGTATCCGCAACTATAGGAATTTTGTTTCACATAGTTGTTTTATTTTACCCTATCAAGGGTCACAGCCGGGCACTACCACACATTTTTAACTGCCGATTCAGTTCAGCACAAGATTATGTTACTTCCACTATATGTTTTGTTGTTGCTCTGCATTCCATATCATTTTGTATCTGATATAAGTTAAATGTCTATATATATTTTAGTTCTAGGTGATAATATTCTTTTGAAATACTTAAACGTGCAGATATGGGATGTTCTAACAAACAAGGAAGTTGTTGATATAGTGGCTTCAGCCCCAACTTGTGCAACAGCAAGCCGAGCTGTTGTAGATTGTGCAGTTCGATCGTGGAAATTAAAGTACCCTACATCAAAAGCCGATGACTGCGCTGTAGTTTGTCTTTTTCTAGACCATCCTTCACCTCAGGAGGAACATTCTTCAGAAGAGAGACACGAGAAACCCAATGTCATGGCCTTAGCAGAGGTGAACAAGGGCAAAACAGATGGATATCTTGAGGATTCCAATAGGGGTGAAGATTCTTCCCACACTTCAGTTCTTCAGCACTCTGACACACTTTGTGGGACAGATGAAATCGTACCTGTTACTGAATCTGTGGAGGAGAAGAAGCTTCCAGAAAGATCCCAGTCTACTAGAAGTCTTGCCGAGTGCATTTCAACTGCAGAGGAAGATGAGTGGTCTGCCCTAGAAGGTGTTACCCGGGTTAATAGTCTTCTAAATCTTCCTAGATTCTTGCAGGGTTCTGGTGATAAAAGGACAGGTAGTTGGAGGAAAAAATGGTTATGAAAACATCATAGAAAGAAAACCAAATGAAATGAAAACATCTCGGATATTGGTTGCAGAAGCACTATCGTGAATGACATCGATGTACTGTAATTCGGACCCTCCCTTCTTGTATCAGGGATGTTCTCCTTCATGATAGGACATCCTAATTTTGAATTTCATTCTTAATAAAGTCGGCTTTCAAAAAAAGTTTTCACTGTTTACCACCCTAACAGGGTGTTTGGAGCAATAAAGtcactttttgtgaagcaaaataattTTACTGCTGACTTCTTCTATTTTTGGAGAAGTGGAGGTCAGAAACAGATTTGTATAAACACGCGTAataatagcgcgtttggataccaCTCAAGAAGTTTTTTGATTTCTAGAAGTAAAAAATCCAAAAGATAGTTGGGGTACACAATTTCATAATGACTTCTAAAAGTAAAATGTTAACTTTTTTCTGCTTATGACTTTTATTTCTGGAACAAAAAGCGGAAGCACTTTTGCTTCTGGTACAACATGTTATAAGTCTCCacccttttttttctttaatcgAAAGACTTGAGCCAAACAACTAacttaaaagttttaatggtggtCTGAGCAAAAGCTCATCCTTGTAAATCCTCGAACAAAACACTCTTTAATGAATAGGTGGATTAGCCATGCACACATAAACATAAATTTTCACTCGCAGCATTTTTTGCCAATTTGTGAAAATGGCCTCTCTATATTGATGGCTGAAAATAACTACATTAAAGAACCGTTGTGCCTCTAAAATATCCTTTACCAAGTTCCTTAAAGGTGGAGTTGTTTCTTGGTTGATAGAAGTGGAGTTGGTTCAACTACAAAATTCGTGATTCCAACTTCTTTCTTTAATTGCGTACCATCACGAACAACCTAAAGCATGCCCACCGGAATCATCTCGAAAAACTCCTCAAATACATCATTACGGTTATTAGAAGAGCCGTCCATGTTAAGTTTACAAAATCCGTTTGCAGGCGTTTTCTAAGGGATGCAAATTTCTTAATGCACTTGTGCACTTTTAGTGACCCTGATTAAGATCCAATCAACATTAAAATCGATCCCTTCAAAAACAGACGAGTTCCTACCTTTTCTCATACACCATTAAATAAATGGAATATAAACACATCATTCCACTCTCCCAATCTTACCATTAAAAATGCACATGTGCTTAAGAAAAGTTAGAGAAGCTGGTTCTCTAAGTATTTGATAACCTGTCCAGTGTCCACTCATTAATTtttgtgaaaggacaatagtcccacatcactagtttccgctaatgaacttaaaatataatatggaagggccgttCCATTCATTgctaattggttttgagttgg
The nucleotide sequence above comes from Papaver somniferum cultivar HN1 chromosome 8, ASM357369v1, whole genome shotgun sequence. Encoded proteins:
- the LOC113302287 gene encoding probable protein phosphatase 2C 66, with product MGSCYSTHSKDVEETLDSGEGLTKSPSFVKRLKSSNSINKKKKRRGRNRDLYNESSNYISDNGIKVDISNVKENELHKISGRMCGNGASDVSCLFTQQGKKGTNQDAMLVWENFNSRKDTIFCGVFDGHGPYGHLVAKKVRDSLPLKLCTQWMATTNGEQTNNVVGSVDSEETATISMDDEWCDSVDVDENVKLPEMFLPLKQCFLKAFKLMDKDLKHHPAIDCFCSGSTAVSLIKQGHDLVIGNVGDSRAILGTRDKKDNSLIAVQLTVDLKPNLPKEAARIRQCKGRVFALQDEPEVSRVWLPNNDSPGLAMARAFGDFCLKDYGLISVPDVSYRRLTEKDEFIVLATDGIWDVLTNKEVVDIVASAPTCATASRAVVDCAVRSWKLKYPTSKADDCAVVCLFLDHPSPQEEHSSEERHEKPNVMALAEVNKGKTDGYLEDSNRGEDSSHTSVLQHSDTLCGTDEIVPVTESVEEKKLPERSQSTRSLAECISTAEEDEWSALEGVTRVNSLLNLPRFLQGSGDKRTGSWRKKWL